A genomic stretch from Petrimonas mucosa includes:
- a CDS encoding glycoside hydrolase family 76 protein — MVGKSTPLSLLVLSTLLLFTTHASPQGGRVLGIGNEMEIAGNILDNILHLYDVPEHGLLSETYPVNPDHKVNYLAEGSVQRQHQEVSFLWPYSGLLSGVVALYANTQEKRYLDLLEERLLPGLEKYRDTTRQPVGYQSYPLFAGHSDRFYDDNVWLALDFCTLYGATQNRKYLDKALEIYEFVYSGWDDNLGGGIYWCEQNRGSKNTCSNAPSAVLCARLYSLTGKEEFLLRAVETYRWTKKNLLDPSDHVYWDNVSLDGKTDKRKYTYNSGEMIEAGVLLYRITGNSTYLEDARKTASGVYRHFTTMEPTVKGDQLFYPDSPWFNVILFRGLKALYLEDGEKRYVQLMIDNAHFAWAHSLDENNLLGKEWNRRSDQRHKWLLDNACMIELFAEIADIVTTN; from the coding sequence ATGGTTGGCAAAAGTACGCCGCTCTCTCTCCTTGTCTTATCTACCCTGTTACTCTTCACAACCCATGCCTCTCCCCAAGGAGGGCGTGTTTTGGGGATAGGAAATGAAATGGAGATAGCCGGCAATATCCTCGACAATATATTGCACCTTTATGATGTGCCCGAACATGGACTGTTATCGGAAACCTATCCGGTAAATCCCGACCATAAAGTGAATTATCTGGCGGAAGGAAGCGTGCAGAGACAGCATCAGGAGGTCTCCTTCCTTTGGCCCTATTCGGGCCTCCTCTCCGGAGTGGTTGCACTCTATGCCAATACGCAGGAGAAGAGATACCTCGATCTGCTGGAAGAGCGACTGCTGCCCGGGTTGGAGAAGTACCGCGATACAACGAGACAACCCGTAGGGTATCAGTCCTATCCCCTATTTGCGGGACATAGTGACCGCTTCTATGACGATAATGTATGGCTGGCTCTCGACTTCTGTACGCTATATGGTGCCACCCAAAACAGGAAATATCTCGACAAGGCGCTGGAGATATATGAGTTTGTATACAGCGGATGGGACGATAACCTCGGTGGTGGAATCTACTGGTGCGAGCAAAACAGAGGAAGCAAGAATACATGTTCCAATGCACCGTCGGCAGTACTTTGCGCCAGGTTGTACAGCTTGACCGGTAAGGAGGAGTTCCTGTTACGTGCAGTGGAGACCTACCGTTGGACAAAAAAGAACCTGCTCGATCCTTCCGACCATGTTTACTGGGATAATGTTTCACTTGACGGGAAGACCGATAAGCGGAAGTATACCTACAACAGTGGGGAGATGATTGAGGCGGGAGTGCTGCTCTACCGGATAACCGGCAACAGCACCTATCTGGAAGATGCCCGGAAGACAGCATCGGGAGTTTACCGTCACTTTACAACAATGGAGCCCACCGTAAAAGGTGATCAGCTCTTCTACCCAGATTCTCCTTGGTTTAACGTGATACTTTTCAGGGGATTGAAGGCGCTTTACCTTGAGGATGGGGAGAAGCGGTATGTCCAGTTGATGATTGATAATGCCCATTTCGCATGGGCCCATTCCTTAGATGAGAATAATCTGCTTGGAAAAGAGTGGAATAGACGTTCGGATCAACGCCATAAATGGTTGCTCGATAATGCATGCATGATTGAACTGTTTGCGGAGATAGCCGATATTGTAACAACCAATTAA
- a CDS encoding DMP19 family protein, with product MIQIQEQAIIEAAGKGMDAFLNLFTDAYLAALDGNVTAENMEKLNGYQHTLLAFRFFTDEVREGGFVQLIQNGYGGYVFDNPTAKALKLMGAKRLSKILYKAKEIYDGHRSELERDTTEEEFMAMYEQFEQFDELEEKYMEIEEEETSIIASYVDEHIEDFAQVVK from the coding sequence ATGATTCAAATTCAAGAACAAGCTATCATCGAAGCTGCCGGCAAAGGCATGGATGCTTTCCTTAACCTGTTCACCGATGCCTATCTGGCGGCACTGGACGGCAATGTCACTGCTGAAAACATGGAAAAACTGAACGGTTATCAGCATACACTTCTTGCTTTCCGGTTCTTTACGGATGAAGTGCGTGAAGGTGGGTTTGTGCAGTTGATCCAGAATGGATACGGGGGGTATGTTTTTGATAATCCCACTGCAAAGGCCTTGAAACTGATGGGGGCCAAAAGGCTGTCGAAAATCCTGTACAAGGCCAAGGAGATCTACGACGGGCACCGGAGCGAACTGGAACGCGACACCACCGAAGAGGAATTCATGGCGATGTACGAACAGTTTGAACAGTTCGACGAACTGGAGGAGAAATATATGGAGATCGAGGAAGAAGAGACTTCCATCATCGCCTCATATGTGGATGAGCATATAGAGGATTTTGCCCAGGTTGTAAAGTAA
- a CDS encoding ISL3 family transposase translates to MNSIALFTLALGLEKPWIITKIDIDPSISQLDIHIDFERGSKFLMPDGAYYTAYDSSDHTWQHLNFFQYRCYLHARIPRVKQSDGKTEVQSVPWARKGSGFTLLFEAFSMLLIEKEMPVSSVASTLKVYAQRIWGIFNYWVERAHKKDIPENLTQIGFDETSQKKGHNYITHLVDLNERRVLYACQGKGSDCIEESVKYLESKHVDTTQIEDVCIDMSPSFIAGCTAYLPESQITFDKFHVVKEVNKAMDELRKLERTGNELLKGHKYTFLKKKLSDKLQTEKDILLEMYPKLGQGYWLKEMFEDFWQIKDTEEAESYLAFWCDFAMESKIQPFIRLVNTIKAHWRGIVRYIKSKISNGILEGINSKIQLAKKRARGYRNSRNFINMIYFTCGKLKFDYPQYFI, encoded by the coding sequence ATGAATTCAATAGCACTTTTCACTTTAGCATTAGGTTTGGAAAAACCGTGGATCATTACCAAAATAGATATTGATCCAAGCATATCACAGTTGGATATCCACATAGACTTTGAGCGAGGCTCAAAGTTTTTAATGCCCGACGGAGCTTATTATACAGCTTATGACAGTAGCGATCATACATGGCAACATCTGAATTTTTTCCAGTATCGCTGCTATTTGCATGCGCGCATACCCCGGGTAAAACAATCTGACGGCAAGACGGAGGTTCAAAGTGTACCTTGGGCACGAAAAGGAAGTGGTTTCACTTTATTGTTTGAAGCGTTCTCTATGTTGCTGATAGAGAAAGAAATGCCTGTAAGCAGCGTTGCTTCCACGTTAAAGGTTTACGCACAACGTATCTGGGGAATTTTCAATTATTGGGTAGAACGTGCACATAAAAAAGATATCCCTGAAAACTTAACTCAAATCGGTTTTGATGAAACTTCACAGAAGAAGGGGCATAACTACATCACACATTTGGTCGATTTGAACGAACGGCGTGTACTTTACGCCTGTCAGGGCAAAGGTTCTGATTGTATCGAAGAGAGCGTAAAGTATTTAGAAAGCAAACATGTAGATACCACTCAAATCGAAGATGTTTGTATAGATATGTCACCCTCTTTTATCGCGGGTTGCACAGCGTATCTTCCAGAGAGTCAAATAACATTTGATAAGTTTCACGTGGTAAAAGAGGTCAATAAGGCGATGGATGAACTCCGTAAATTAGAACGAACAGGAAATGAGCTGCTGAAAGGACATAAGTATACTTTTCTGAAAAAGAAATTGAGCGACAAACTACAAACAGAGAAGGATATACTACTCGAGATGTATCCAAAGCTAGGGCAGGGATATTGGCTTAAAGAAATGTTTGAGGACTTTTGGCAGATAAAGGACACGGAAGAAGCAGAAAGCTATTTGGCCTTTTGGTGTGACTTTGCCATGGAATCTAAAATACAACCTTTTATCCGATTGGTAAATACCATTAAAGCCCACTGGAGAGGCATTGTGAGATATATAAAGAGTAAAATCTCAAATGGCATACTCGAAGGAATAAACTCAAAAATTCAATTGGCTAAAAAAAGAGCAAGGGGTTATAGAAACTCCCGGAATTTTATTAACATGATTTACTTTACCTGTGGCAAACTCAAATTTGACTACCCACAGTATTTCATATAG
- a CDS encoding M20 metallopeptidase family protein: MNIHQNIRQLVDGLFPEIVRHYRYLHQHPELSFHEENTARYIMEFLDAEKIPYRSHIGGNGILAWVTGEKSGDGGGCIALVADMDALPVHERNDVPYRSLTEGVMHACGHDSHTASLMGTVKMVHRLRGEFSGTALFVFQPGEERSPGGASLMLDDGLFCDFKPDLVVKQHAYVDLPAGMVAFQTGTVMASADEVHIRIKGQGGHGALPHELNDTVLAASNVIIALQQVVSRRRDPFQPMTLSFGKFIADGATNVIPSEVILAGSLRCMDENERRRMLGAIPQIIDSVAAAYGCTSEVVIPGGYPCTVSHPDITEKVRLQAVDFLGEAAVATYPVRMTAEDFGFFSQRFPCCFYRFGVAPANGLCGKLHSSTFLIDDKALLTSSSLFAFIVIDTLK, from the coding sequence GTGAATATCCATCAGAACATCCGTCAGCTTGTCGATGGTCTCTTCCCCGAGATCGTCCGTCACTACCGTTATCTGCACCAACACCCCGAGCTCTCGTTCCACGAAGAGAATACGGCAAGATATATAATGGAGTTCCTCGATGCCGAAAAGATTCCCTACCGGAGTCATATCGGCGGGAACGGGATTCTGGCCTGGGTTACCGGTGAAAAATCAGGAGACGGCGGAGGCTGCATCGCCCTGGTTGCCGATATGGACGCACTGCCGGTGCATGAGAGAAACGATGTGCCATACCGGTCGCTTACCGAAGGGGTAATGCATGCCTGCGGTCACGACTCCCACACCGCATCGCTGATGGGAACAGTCAAGATGGTACACCGGCTGCGCGGCGAGTTCTCCGGCACTGCACTCTTTGTGTTTCAACCCGGAGAGGAGCGGTCGCCAGGCGGAGCATCACTGATGCTGGATGATGGCCTGTTTTGTGACTTTAAACCCGACCTCGTGGTGAAGCAACACGCCTATGTGGATCTGCCTGCAGGCATGGTTGCCTTCCAGACCGGAACCGTGATGGCTTCGGCCGATGAGGTTCACATCAGGATAAAAGGGCAGGGAGGGCATGGTGCGTTGCCGCACGAACTGAACGACACCGTGCTGGCGGCGTCGAATGTCATTATTGCCCTGCAGCAGGTGGTGAGCCGGCGCAGGGATCCTTTCCAGCCGATGACACTCTCCTTCGGAAAGTTCATTGCCGACGGCGCAACCAACGTTATCCCCTCGGAGGTCATACTTGCCGGTTCGCTCAGATGCATGGACGAAAACGAGCGTCGACGGATGCTCGGTGCCATTCCGCAAATTATCGATTCGGTTGCCGCCGCTTACGGATGCACCTCCGAGGTTGTCATACCTGGAGGTTACCCGTGTACGGTGAGCCATCCCGACATCACGGAAAAGGTTCGTCTGCAGGCTGTCGACTTTTTGGGTGAAGCCGCCGTTGCAACATATCCGGTCCGCATGACCGCAGAAGATTTCGGCTTTTTCTCGCAACGGTTTCCCTGTTGCTTCTACCGGTTCGGTGTGGCCCCGGCAAACGGTCTCTGCGGGAAGCTCCACTCCTCCACCTTTCTCATTGACGACAAGGCGCTGCTGACCAGCTCGTCGCTATTCGCATTTATTGTTATTGACACCCTTAAATAG
- a CDS encoding DUF3109 family protein has translation MIQIRDTILSDDIFEEHFICNLTKCKGACCVEGDSGAPLERKEFEQIQSILPEIWDDLSPAAKALIEEQGIAYTDYDGELVTSIINGRECVFTYFDADGTCKCSIERAWREGRIRVQKPVSCHLYPIRLQKLGEYTALNYNRWSICKPAVKLGRSEGVKIYEFLREPLIRRFGEEWYNEVCEAAKLLEEEKNATCGEP, from the coding sequence ATGATTCAGATTAGAGACACTATATTATCGGACGATATTTTCGAAGAGCATTTTATTTGCAACCTAACCAAATGCAAGGGAGCCTGTTGTGTAGAGGGTGATTCCGGTGCGCCGCTCGAACGGAAGGAATTTGAACAGATACAATCGATACTGCCGGAGATCTGGGACGATTTGTCGCCTGCGGCCAAAGCCCTTATCGAGGAGCAGGGAATTGCCTATACCGACTACGACGGTGAGCTGGTGACCTCCATCATTAACGGCAGGGAGTGCGTCTTTACCTATTTCGATGCGGACGGAACATGCAAATGCTCCATCGAGAGAGCTTGGCGGGAAGGGCGCATTCGGGTACAGAAGCCGGTTTCGTGTCACCTATATCCCATCCGCCTGCAGAAGCTCGGTGAATATACCGCCTTGAACTACAACCGCTGGTCGATATGCAAGCCAGCAGTCAAACTGGGCAGAAGTGAAGGGGTGAAAATCTATGAATTCCTTCGTGAACCGCTGATCCGCCGGTTTGGCGAGGAGTGGTACAACGAGGTGTGTGAAGCTGCAAAGTTGCTGGAGGAGGAGAAAAACGCCACGTGTGGAGAGCCTTGA
- a CDS encoding glycoside hydrolase family 125 protein gives MAVTPSWAVERNDRTVRSAKYVSKRPPVSERKFVSKAVEATIARVKPKIKDEKLAWMFENCFPNTLDTTVNFSVRDGMPDTFVITGDIDAMWLRDSSAQVWPYLPLMKDDDRLRQMIAGVIRRQTQCILIDPYANAFYPEPNPKGEWITDKTDMKPEVHERKWEIDSLCYPIRLAYHYWKLTNDRSVFDGDWQKAMVSVLKTFKEQQRKENHGPYSFLRVTDRQLDTLNNGGMGNPVNPVGLIVSSFRPSDDATTFGFLIPSNMFAVTSLRQLEEISGLVTADTRFAQECKSLADEVEAAIRKYAVTHHPNHGEIYAFEVDGFGNYYLMDDANVPSLLAIPYLCGASADDAIYRNTRNYVLSKDNPYFFSGTAGEGIGGPHVGYDMIWPMSIILRAMTSRSDDEIRHCIRMLRDTDADTGFMHESFHKNNPAKFTRSWFAWVNTLFGELILKLEKENKMDLLIC, from the coding sequence ATGGCTGTAACTCCCTCGTGGGCAGTGGAGAGAAATGACAGAACGGTCCGGTCGGCAAAATATGTGTCGAAACGACCACCTGTCTCCGAAAGGAAATTTGTTTCCAAGGCAGTGGAGGCTACCATAGCAAGGGTTAAACCGAAGATCAAGGATGAGAAACTGGCCTGGATGTTCGAAAACTGTTTTCCCAATACGTTGGACACTACCGTCAACTTCTCGGTGAGAGATGGGATGCCGGATACCTTTGTGATTACAGGTGATATCGATGCCATGTGGCTTCGTGACTCCTCTGCACAGGTCTGGCCATACCTTCCACTGATGAAGGATGATGACCGGCTCAGGCAGATGATTGCCGGTGTTATCCGTCGTCAGACACAATGCATCCTGATCGACCCCTATGCGAATGCCTTTTACCCGGAGCCCAATCCCAAAGGTGAATGGATAACGGATAAGACCGATATGAAACCGGAGGTACATGAACGCAAATGGGAGATCGACTCGCTCTGCTATCCTATTCGGCTGGCGTATCACTACTGGAAGCTGACCAACGACCGCTCAGTTTTCGACGGCGATTGGCAGAAGGCCATGGTTTCCGTGCTGAAAACCTTCAAGGAGCAACAGCGAAAAGAGAATCACGGGCCATACAGTTTTCTGCGCGTTACGGACCGTCAACTGGATACCCTCAACAACGGTGGGATGGGAAATCCGGTGAACCCCGTAGGACTGATCGTATCTTCGTTCCGTCCTTCGGATGATGCCACGACATTCGGGTTCCTTATCCCATCCAATATGTTTGCCGTAACCTCACTGAGACAGTTGGAGGAGATCTCCGGTCTGGTAACCGCTGATACCCGATTTGCCCAGGAGTGCAAGTCGCTCGCCGATGAAGTGGAGGCAGCGATCAGAAAATATGCAGTTACTCATCATCCCAATCATGGGGAGATCTACGCTTTTGAGGTGGATGGATTTGGGAATTATTACCTGATGGACGATGCCAATGTTCCCAGTTTGCTGGCTATCCCTTACCTGTGTGGAGCTTCTGCCGATGATGCAATCTACCGCAACACCCGAAACTATGTCCTGAGCAAGGACAATCCCTATTTCTTCAGCGGAACGGCTGGCGAGGGGATAGGGGGACCGCATGTAGGTTACGATATGATCTGGCCCATGAGTATTATCCTGAGGGCGATGACAAGCCGTAGTGACGATGAAATCCGGCATTGTATCCGGATGCTGCGAGATACCGATGCCGACACCGGATTTATGCATGAATCTTTTCACAAGAACAATCCCGCCAAATTTACACGATCGTGGTTTGCGTGGGTAAACACGCTATTTGGTGAATTGATCCTCAAGTTGGAGAAAGAGAATAAGATGGATTTATTAATCTGCTAA
- a CDS encoding DUF1015 domain-containing protein has protein sequence MAIIKPFKGVRPPKQFVKEVASRPYDVLNSDEARLEAEGNEKSLYRIIKPEIEFPAGKDEHDADVYEKAAENFRLFQEKGWLVQDDKEIYYLYAQTMNGKTQYGLVVGASVEDYINGRIKKHELTRRDKEEDRMKHVRVTDANIEPVFFAYPYNPEIDAIVSRIILQEPEYDFVSADGVGHHFWLIGGDEEINRITGIFATIPYLYIADGHHRSAAAALVGAEKARNNPDHRGDEEYNYFMAVCFPDNQLTIIDYNRVVKDLNGLSPDEFLRKLEKNFVVEPAGTEIPKPRHLHNLSIYLDGRSFSVTAKPGTYNDNDPIGALDVTVTSQLILDDILGIKDLRSDKRIDFVGGIRGLGELKRRVDSGEMALAIALYPVSMKQLMDIADSGNIMPPKTTWFEPKLRSGLVIHKLS, from the coding sequence ATGGCAATAATAAAACCGTTCAAGGGGGTTCGCCCACCCAAACAGTTCGTAAAGGAGGTTGCATCTCGTCCGTACGATGTGCTGAACTCCGATGAAGCTCGCCTGGAAGCCGAAGGAAACGAGAAGTCGCTCTACCGCATCATCAAGCCGGAGATTGAGTTTCCTGCCGGAAAAGATGAACACGACGCAGACGTTTATGAGAAAGCAGCCGAAAACTTCAGGCTGTTTCAGGAAAAGGGCTGGTTGGTTCAGGACGATAAGGAGATCTATTACCTCTACGCGCAGACCATGAATGGCAAAACACAATACGGTCTGGTAGTGGGAGCAAGCGTCGAAGACTACATCAACGGCCGGATCAAAAAACATGAACTTACGCGACGAGATAAGGAGGAGGACCGGATGAAGCATGTTCGTGTGACCGATGCCAACATCGAGCCGGTTTTCTTTGCCTATCCCTACAATCCGGAGATTGACGCCATCGTTTCCCGTATCATCCTTCAGGAGCCGGAGTACGATTTTGTTTCGGCGGATGGGGTGGGACACCATTTCTGGCTGATCGGCGGGGATGAGGAGATCAACCGGATTACCGGGATCTTTGCCACGATTCCCTACCTCTATATTGCAGACGGTCACCACCGCTCTGCCGCCGCAGCGCTGGTGGGTGCCGAGAAGGCGCGGAACAACCCCGATCACCGGGGTGATGAGGAGTACAACTACTTCATGGCGGTATGTTTTCCCGACAATCAACTGACCATTATCGACTACAACCGGGTGGTGAAGGATCTAAACGGATTGTCGCCCGACGAGTTTCTCCGTAAGCTGGAGAAGAATTTTGTTGTCGAGCCTGCCGGAACCGAAATACCTAAACCCCGTCATCTGCACAACCTCTCCATCTACCTCGACGGCCGTTCGTTCAGTGTAACAGCAAAACCGGGAACGTACAACGACAACGATCCCATCGGGGCGCTGGATGTGACGGTCACCTCGCAACTGATTCTAGATGATATCTTGGGAATCAAGGATCTACGTTCCGATAAGCGGATCGATTTTGTGGGTGGTATCCGTGGTCTGGGAGAATTGAAAAGGCGGGTCGATAGTGGAGAGATGGCCCTGGCCATTGCACTCTATCCTGTCTCAATGAAACAGTTGATGGATATTGCCGACTCCGGAAACATCATGCCACCCAAAACCACCTGGTTCGAACCGAAATTGAGGTCGGGACTCGTGATCCATAAATTATCGTAG
- a CDS encoding Lrp/AsnC family transcriptional regulator yields MAYHDLDELDAKILKLIVNNARTPFLEVARECGVSGAAIHQRVQKLINLGVIKGSEFILDSEKIGYETCAYVGLFLVSPSSFDGVVKELEKIPEVVECYYTTGQYDLLIKVFAKNNKDLLRIIHNQLQPLGLARTETLMCFKEAFRKKLPIDF; encoded by the coding sequence ATGGCTTATCACGATTTAGACGAGCTGGATGCAAAGATCCTGAAACTGATTGTAAACAATGCGCGAACCCCTTTCCTTGAAGTTGCCCGCGAGTGTGGCGTTTCCGGAGCAGCTATTCACCAACGTGTACAGAAACTGATCAACCTGGGCGTTATCAAAGGGTCGGAATTTATTCTCGATTCGGAGAAGATCGGTTACGAAACTTGTGCTTATGTAGGATTATTTCTGGTCTCTCCCTCCTCCTTCGATGGTGTAGTGAAAGAGCTGGAGAAGATTCCCGAAGTGGTGGAGTGCTATTATACCACTGGTCAGTACGACCTGTTGATCAAGGTTTTTGCAAAGAACAACAAGGACCTGCTCCGCATTATTCACAATCAGCTTCAACCGTTGGGACTGGCCAGAACCGAAACGCTGATGTGTTTTAAAGAGGCTTTTCGCAAGAAACTCCCTATCGATTTTTAG
- a CDS encoding CPBP family intramembrane glutamic endopeptidase, with protein sequence MLEHSAQRTKVAYLLLFSLMGSFLAGALLHMIGMSYPAFTGTIWYYRLTILLQDLLVMFLPAYTLYRWIGGTPMKRMGLKRTGKLPLALLVTLLVFAVSYPGIAVVARWNEQMVLPDALRGVENWMRQMEDALRQLTDLFLSGESWIDLLMNLFLVAATAAFVEEIFFRGALQQLLERWFRKGHLAVWVTAFIFSAIHLQFFGFFPRLLMGAVLGYLFLYSGNLWLPMLYHFVNNASVVVITFFCGENNFLEQLEKKPLTWGAIPVMIASGVLTYFIFLRFKRLIDDQKHDSD encoded by the coding sequence ATGCTCGAGCATAGTGCGCAGCGGACAAAGGTTGCCTATCTGCTTCTGTTCTCCCTGATGGGTTCGTTTCTGGCGGGAGCGCTCCTCCATATGATCGGTATGTCATACCCTGCATTTACCGGAACCATCTGGTATTACCGGCTAACCATTCTTCTTCAGGATCTCCTTGTGATGTTCCTTCCGGCATATACTCTCTACCGGTGGATTGGAGGCACTCCGATGAAGAGGATGGGGTTGAAGCGGACGGGGAAACTGCCGCTGGCCCTTCTTGTCACATTGTTGGTTTTTGCGGTTTCATATCCCGGCATCGCAGTTGTAGCCCGTTGGAACGAACAGATGGTGCTTCCCGATGCGTTAAGGGGGGTGGAGAACTGGATGCGCCAGATGGAGGATGCCCTCAGGCAGCTTACCGACCTTTTTCTGTCGGGAGAGAGCTGGATCGACCTGCTGATGAACCTGTTTCTCGTCGCCGCCACCGCCGCGTTTGTAGAGGAGATCTTTTTCAGGGGAGCCCTGCAACAACTGCTCGAGAGGTGGTTCAGAAAGGGTCACTTGGCGGTATGGGTTACAGCTTTTATTTTCAGTGCCATTCACCTGCAGTTTTTCGGTTTTTTTCCCCGGTTGCTGATGGGGGCGGTTTTGGGGTACCTCTTCCTCTATTCGGGTAACCTGTGGTTGCCCATGCTCTATCACTTTGTTAACAATGCCTCTGTTGTCGTCATCACCTTTTTCTGTGGAGAGAACAATTTCCTGGAACAACTGGAGAAGAAGCCCCTGACGTGGGGAGCTATTCCGGTGATGATTGCAAGTGGGGTGCTGACATATTTCATTTTTTTACGCTTCAAGAGACTTATAGATGACCAAAAGCATGATTCAGATTAG